From a single Gimesia fumaroli genomic region:
- the atpD gene encoding F0F1 ATP synthase subunit beta yields MQQKFLTNELNQGTILSVRGSVIDAYFPHHLPPVQSELHAGDDQEIVIEVLTQLNNHTIRGIALTSTRGLSRGSKVNNTGHPLKVPVGRELLGRMLNVFGQTIDVGKPLENTNLRSIHHDSPALVERPPRSDIFKTGIKAIDLLSPLERGGKAGLFGGAGVGKTVLITELIHNVVGAHKGVSLFCGIGERCREAEELYREMKEAGVLENTVMVFGQMNEPPGARYRVGHAALTMAEYFRDDQRQDVLLLIDNIFRFIQAGTEVSGLMGELPSRVGYQPTLASDLAELEERICTTTNGSITSVQAVYVPADDFTDPSAVHTFAHLSTSVVLSRKRASEGLYPAIDLLNSSSKMLMPPIVGDHHYQVAQAVRETLANYEDLKDIIAMLGLEELSREDRRTVNRARRLERFMTQPFFSTEQFTGYEGKFVSLEETLDGCERILNDEFHDVSERALYMIGSIAEVKKSDTK; encoded by the coding sequence ATGCAGCAGAAATTCCTGACCAATGAGCTCAACCAGGGAACGATTCTCTCGGTTCGAGGTAGTGTCATTGATGCCTATTTCCCCCATCATTTGCCTCCAGTCCAAAGTGAGTTGCATGCGGGCGATGATCAGGAAATCGTGATTGAAGTCCTCACCCAGTTAAATAATCACACCATCCGTGGCATTGCTTTAACATCCACACGCGGGTTATCACGCGGTTCAAAAGTCAACAATACCGGCCACCCACTCAAAGTTCCCGTAGGACGAGAATTGCTGGGACGGATGTTAAATGTATTCGGACAAACCATTGATGTCGGAAAACCGCTTGAAAATACTAACTTGCGTTCGATCCACCATGACTCACCGGCATTAGTTGAACGCCCGCCTCGCTCCGATATTTTCAAGACCGGAATTAAAGCCATTGATCTGCTTTCTCCATTGGAACGAGGCGGTAAAGCAGGACTATTTGGAGGGGCCGGCGTCGGGAAAACCGTGTTAATCACCGAGTTGATTCATAATGTTGTCGGGGCGCATAAAGGAGTCAGTCTGTTCTGTGGCATTGGTGAGCGCTGCCGGGAAGCCGAAGAATTATATCGTGAAATGAAAGAGGCAGGAGTCCTCGAAAACACGGTCATGGTCTTCGGCCAGATGAACGAACCGCCGGGTGCCCGTTATCGAGTAGGACATGCCGCCTTGACCATGGCGGAATATTTTCGCGACGATCAACGACAGGACGTACTTCTGCTGATTGACAATATCTTCCGATTCATTCAGGCAGGGACCGAAGTTTCAGGATTGATGGGAGAACTTCCTTCACGGGTAGGCTATCAACCGACGCTGGCTTCCGATCTCGCAGAACTGGAAGAGCGGATTTGTACGACCACGAATGGATCGATTACTTCGGTACAGGCCGTCTATGTACCCGCTGATGATTTTACAGACCCATCCGCCGTCCATACGTTCGCCCACCTTTCCACATCCGTGGTTCTGTCTCGCAAACGCGCTTCGGAAGGGCTTTACCCCGCTATCGACTTATTGAACTCCAGTTCCAAAATGCTGATGCCTCCCATTGTAGGCGATCATCACTATCAGGTTGCGCAAGCAGTACGGGAAACACTGGCGAATTACGAAGACCTCAAAGACATCATCGCCATGCTGGGGCTGGAAGAGCTCTCCCGCGAAGACCGACGAACGGTGAATCGGGCACGCCGCTTGGAACGGTTTATGACACAACCGTTTTTCAGTACCGAGCAATTTACCGGCTATGAAGGCAAGTTTGTCTCACTGGAAGAAACCCTGGATGGTTGCGAACGAATCTTAAATGACGAATTTCACGATGTCTCGGAACGCGCCCTGTATATGATTGGTTCCATAGCGGAAGTGAAAAAGAGCGACACCAAATGA
- a CDS encoding F0F1 ATP synthase subunit A: MNISPDEPLWQWEFIILNRTILFTWLIMALLVFVSWLITRRLSSSTKLSRGQNLLEVLVIGLRDQIQEVSQQNPGSYLPFIGTLFLFIAVSNIMAIVPGYHPPTGSLSTTAALATCVFVAVPIYGIAHQGFLGYMKQYIRPSIFMLPFNIIGELSRTLALAVRLYGNMMSGAVIGAILLGFVPLFVPILMQAFGLLTGIIQAYIFSVLAMVYIASATHSNHENNVKENVPDDHTEPVNTKSN, from the coding sequence ATGAATATTTCTCCCGATGAACCGCTCTGGCAATGGGAATTCATTATCCTGAACCGGACGATTCTATTTACCTGGCTCATCATGGCGTTGCTGGTTTTTGTATCCTGGCTGATCACACGCCGGCTCTCTTCCAGTACAAAGTTGTCTCGTGGTCAGAACCTGCTGGAAGTGCTTGTAATCGGCCTGCGCGATCAGATTCAGGAAGTCAGCCAGCAGAACCCCGGCTCCTATCTCCCATTTATCGGAACCTTGTTCTTATTTATTGCCGTTTCCAATATTATGGCGATCGTCCCCGGCTATCATCCTCCCACCGGTTCACTTTCCACAACAGCCGCACTGGCAACGTGTGTGTTTGTGGCCGTTCCCATTTATGGCATTGCTCATCAGGGTTTTCTGGGATACATGAAACAATATATCAGGCCGTCCATTTTCATGCTGCCTTTTAATATCATCGGCGAGCTCTCACGCACATTGGCTCTGGCAGTTCGCCTTTACGGAAACATGATGAGCGGCGCTGTCATCGGTGCAATTCTGCTGGGATTTGTCCCACTGTTTGTGCCGATTCTGATGCAGGCGTTTGGATTACTGACCGGAATCATTCAGGCTTATATTTTTTCTGTCCTGGCTATGGTCTACATCGCATCTGCAACACATTCAAATCACGAAAATAACGTTAAAGAAAACGTTCCAGACGATCACACGGAACCTGTAAATACAAAGAGCAACTGA
- a CDS encoding ATP synthase subunit I — protein sequence MNQLLTFQLIASCIAGTLLGVLFFGGLWYTIKQLPKARHPWLLFLMSGMSRTLITLAGFWFVGIWLSETGRWQRMVACLLGFIIARYVCTRQLRPDNSTISGETFS from the coding sequence ATGAATCAACTTTTGACATTCCAGCTGATTGCGAGCTGCATTGCGGGCACGCTACTGGGAGTCCTCTTTTTCGGCGGGCTCTGGTACACCATCAAGCAACTCCCCAAAGCCAGACACCCCTGGCTCTTATTTTTGATGAGTGGGATGAGCCGAACCCTGATCACACTTGCCGGGTTCTGGTTTGTTGGAATCTGGCTCTCAGAAACGGGACGCTGGCAACGAATGGTCGCCTGCCTGCTTGGCTTTATAATCGCCCGCTATGTCTGCACGCGTCAGTTGCGACCGGACAATTCGACAATTTCAGGAGAAACATTTTCATGA
- a CDS encoding sugar phosphate isomerase/epimerase family protein produces MKLCLFSVSYAGFWGQSTLNLTEFIAQSSQLGYDSVMLMGKRPHLSPLDVTPEKVASIQHALDEHQIKCSIIGGYTDFSGTGAAEVPFLEFQIQYVQQLAQLAQQLGASTVRIFTAYDSPQQTPHALWCQVVSALQECCDRAAAYNVTVAVQNHHDVGVHSDALLELLHDIDRPNCKLGFDAWSPALREENLFEAARKMAPYTAITTNADYIRLPRFNYQPEVINYQRLQPDIVRAVKFGTGFIDYSAFFHGLKEGGFNGTATYEMCSPIRGGGSLENLNDFAAEYLTWMKTHLI; encoded by the coding sequence ATGAAGCTTTGCCTCTTTTCAGTGAGTTATGCTGGTTTTTGGGGACAATCCACCTTGAACCTGACCGAATTCATCGCCCAGTCTTCTCAACTGGGTTATGATTCGGTGATGCTAATGGGCAAACGGCCTCACCTGTCTCCATTGGATGTGACTCCTGAAAAAGTCGCTTCAATTCAACACGCGCTCGATGAACATCAAATCAAGTGTTCGATCATCGGCGGCTACACCGATTTTTCTGGTACAGGAGCCGCTGAGGTTCCTTTTCTGGAATTCCAAATCCAGTATGTCCAGCAGTTAGCACAGTTGGCACAGCAATTGGGCGCCTCAACCGTTCGCATTTTTACCGCTTACGACTCCCCACAACAGACTCCACACGCTCTCTGGTGTCAAGTCGTATCAGCACTCCAGGAATGCTGCGACCGTGCCGCCGCTTATAATGTCACAGTCGCCGTCCAGAATCACCACGACGTCGGCGTCCACTCTGATGCATTATTAGAACTACTGCACGATATCGACCGACCGAACTGCAAGCTCGGCTTTGATGCCTGGTCCCCTGCACTGCGCGAAGAAAATCTGTTCGAAGCAGCCCGAAAAATGGCGCCTTATACCGCCATCACCACCAATGCCGATTACATCAGGCTCCCCCGTTTCAACTATCAGCCTGAAGTGATCAATTATCAGCGCCTGCAGCCTGACATAGTACGTGCTGTCAAATTTGGTACCGGGTTCATCGATTACTCTGCCTTTTTCCACGGCTTGAAAGAAGGCGGTTTCAACGGCACCGCAACCTATGAAATGTGCTCACCCATTCGTGGCGGCGGCAGTCTGGAAAACCTGAATGATTTTGCGGCTGAGTATCTGACGTGGATGAAAACCCACTTAATTTGA
- the ppsA gene encoding phosphoenolpyruvate synthase produces MTTKEPQVLWFEEISIGDVPAVGGKNASLGEMYCNLNSKGISVPNGFATTASAYRLFMSETGLDQQIREILQDLDTSDITNLQEHGLKVRHAILSAEIPEVIREEIQQAYRSLSDNRAGGIDVAVRSSATAEDLPDASFAGQQESYLNVQGEANLLDTCRRCFASLFTDRAISYRTEKGFDHFDIALSIGIQRMVRSDLASSGVMFSIDTETGFRDAVLINAAYGLGENVVQGSVNPDEYYVFKPMLKTGYKPILKKSLGSKEFKLIYDTGGGKMTRNVPVDVADRKQYALSEEDILTLGRWACLIEDHYSNVQGHFCPMDMEWAKDGVTGELFIVQARPETIHSNKEIKRLKTYHLNQRGTVLTSGHSVGERIGHGVARVVQSAENLNEVQPGDVLITDRTDPDWEPIMKKAAAIVTNRGGRTCHAAIVSRELGLPAIVGAEDATTAIASGTMVTVSCAEGDTGFVYEGQLDYNVDEVDLSELPQPKTSVMMIVGNPNEAFRLSMLPSNGVGLARMEFIINSFIRIHPMALLEYDQLKDPTLKDEIDRLTPAYTNKPQFFIDTLAQGVSMIAGAFYPRDVIVRMSDFKTNEYANLIGGQLYEPKEENPMIGFRGASRYYHPHYRDAFGLECQAMRKVRETMGLKNMKLMIPFCRTVDEGKKVLEEMAKHGLHRGEDGLEIYIMCEIPSNVIQAEAFAEIFDGFSIGSNDLTQLTLGVDRDSEVVAHIFDERDPAVMDSLAAAIHRVKGAGRKIGICGQAPSDYPEIAEFLVKQGIDSISLNPDAVLKTVTRIAEVEAELGEKVSVS; encoded by the coding sequence GTGACAACGAAGGAGCCTCAGGTTTTATGGTTCGAGGAAATTAGCATCGGTGATGTCCCTGCGGTGGGAGGGAAGAATGCCTCGTTGGGGGAAATGTATTGCAATTTGAATTCCAAAGGGATCTCCGTACCCAATGGATTTGCCACGACGGCCTCCGCGTACCGTCTGTTTATGTCTGAGACAGGACTGGATCAACAGATCCGAGAAATCCTCCAGGATCTGGATACCTCGGACATTACGAATCTTCAGGAGCATGGCTTAAAGGTCAGGCATGCGATTCTCTCTGCTGAAATTCCGGAAGTCATCCGGGAGGAAATTCAACAGGCGTACCGAAGTCTGAGCGACAATCGGGCCGGAGGCATTGATGTGGCTGTGCGCAGTAGTGCGACCGCCGAAGATTTACCCGATGCCAGTTTTGCCGGGCAGCAGGAGTCTTATCTGAATGTGCAGGGAGAAGCCAACTTACTGGATACCTGCCGTCGCTGCTTTGCATCCCTGTTTACGGATCGTGCGATTTCGTATCGCACAGAAAAAGGCTTTGACCATTTCGATATTGCACTTTCCATTGGTATTCAGCGGATGGTGCGTTCGGATCTGGCTTCGTCCGGGGTCATGTTTTCCATTGACACCGAAACCGGGTTTCGGGATGCGGTGTTAATCAACGCCGCCTATGGGTTGGGGGAAAATGTCGTTCAGGGAAGTGTGAATCCGGATGAATATTATGTATTCAAGCCGATGCTCAAAACCGGCTATAAACCGATTTTGAAGAAGTCACTGGGGTCGAAGGAGTTCAAACTGATCTATGATACCGGCGGCGGGAAAATGACCCGTAATGTACCCGTTGATGTGGCTGATCGCAAACAGTATGCACTCAGCGAAGAAGATATTCTGACATTGGGACGCTGGGCCTGTTTGATTGAAGATCATTATTCCAATGTGCAGGGACACTTCTGTCCGATGGATATGGAATGGGCCAAAGATGGCGTTACAGGCGAATTATTTATCGTCCAGGCCCGACCTGAAACCATTCATTCGAATAAAGAGATTAAACGGTTAAAGACTTATCATCTCAATCAGCGCGGGACAGTGCTGACTTCAGGTCATAGTGTCGGGGAACGAATCGGTCACGGCGTCGCACGCGTGGTTCAAAGTGCGGAAAACCTGAATGAAGTACAGCCCGGGGATGTTTTAATCACCGACAGGACAGATCCGGACTGGGAACCGATCATGAAAAAGGCGGCGGCGATTGTCACAAACCGGGGTGGCCGGACCTGTCACGCTGCGATTGTAAGCCGGGAACTGGGGCTCCCGGCGATCGTCGGTGCGGAGGATGCCACGACCGCGATTGCTTCCGGAACCATGGTGACCGTCTCCTGTGCCGAGGGTGATACCGGTTTTGTGTATGAGGGGCAGCTTGATTATAACGTCGATGAAGTTGATCTCTCTGAATTACCACAGCCGAAAACTAGCGTGATGATGATCGTGGGGAATCCCAATGAGGCCTTTCGTCTTTCGATGCTTCCCAGTAACGGGGTTGGGTTGGCACGGATGGAATTCATTATCAATTCGTTCATTCGGATTCATCCGATGGCACTTCTGGAATATGACCAGTTGAAGGACCCGACTTTAAAAGACGAAATCGATCGTCTGACGCCCGCTTATACAAATAAACCTCAGTTTTTTATCGACACGCTGGCTCAAGGCGTGTCCATGATTGCGGGGGCCTTTTATCCACGTGATGTGATCGTGCGAATGAGTGATTTCAAAACGAATGAGTACGCCAATTTGATTGGCGGCCAGCTCTACGAGCCGAAAGAAGAGAATCCGATGATTGGGTTTCGAGGGGCTTCCCGATACTATCACCCACACTACCGTGATGCCTTTGGCCTGGAGTGTCAGGCCATGCGCAAGGTGCGTGAAACGATGGGTCTGAAGAATATGAAACTGATGATTCCCTTCTGTCGTACGGTGGACGAAGGAAAAAAAGTTTTAGAAGAGATGGCCAAACATGGCTTGCACCGCGGAGAAGATGGCCTTGAAATCTACATCATGTGTGAAATTCCGAGTAATGTGATTCAGGCCGAGGCATTTGCGGAAATCTTTGATGGTTTTTCGATTGGTTCCAATGACCTGACGCAATTGACGTTGGGCGTTGACCGGGATTCAGAAGTGGTGGCGCACATCTTTGATGAGCGCGATCCTGCTGTAATGGATTCGCTTGCAGCGGCGATTCATCGCGTGAAAGGGGCGGGGAGAAAAATCGGGATCTGCGGTCAGGCTCCCAGTGATTACCCTGAAATCGCAGAATTCCTGGTGAAGCAGGGGATTGACAGTATTTCACTCAATCCCGATGCCGTTCTGAAAACGGTCACACGCATTGCCGAGGTCGAGGCTGAGTTGGGGGAAAAAGTCAGCGTGTCATAA
- a CDS encoding F0F1 ATP synthase subunit C: MDSNTIIAAVSIFTAGITIALGSIGPALGEGRALAQALSAIAQQPDEASTITRTLFVGLAMVESTAIYCFVISMILIFANPFWNYFLQANGG; encoded by the coding sequence ATGGATTCAAATACGATTATTGCAGCCGTCTCCATCTTTACCGCAGGAATCACCATTGCCCTTGGCTCAATCGGACCTGCCTTGGGTGAAGGACGGGCACTCGCCCAGGCACTGAGTGCGATCGCTCAACAACCCGATGAAGCAAGCACCATTACTCGTACCCTGTTTGTCGGTCTGGCGATGGTGGAATCAACGGCAATTTACTGTTTCGTGATTTCCATGATTTTGATTTTTGCGAATCCGTTCTGGAACTACTTTCTGCAGGCAAACGGCGGTTGA
- a CDS encoding F0F1 ATP synthase subunit delta → MAIDWFTFTAQILNFLVLVWLLSHFLYKPILNAMQEREQKIATEHENAIKLQQQAESEAATYKEKTEQLAHAKDELLADAGKDIQRWREEHLTRARAEVDEEKTEWYRALHRERESFMREARLRMAGHIHHMSQCVLKELANTDLQQQTIQVFLDRIKGIDEQQKKQFISLLESTQNRILVESAFALSQADRKKITSFVHEFLSTDVDIDFEEKPELICGIDFHVGGYKIAWNIQEPLEELEEEFVQSLNEVITLESGIEVPSTS, encoded by the coding sequence ATGGCCATTGATTGGTTTACTTTTACCGCTCAGATTCTCAACTTCCTGGTCCTGGTCTGGTTGTTATCGCACTTCCTCTATAAACCGATCCTCAACGCCATGCAGGAACGGGAACAGAAGATTGCAACAGAGCATGAGAATGCAATCAAGCTTCAGCAACAGGCAGAATCCGAAGCAGCAACCTATAAAGAGAAAACAGAGCAACTGGCCCATGCAAAAGATGAATTACTGGCCGACGCAGGAAAAGATATTCAACGCTGGCGTGAGGAACATCTGACACGTGCCCGCGCCGAAGTAGATGAGGAAAAAACGGAATGGTATCGTGCTCTGCATCGGGAACGCGAATCATTTATGCGTGAAGCCCGACTTCGCATGGCGGGCCATATCCATCATATGAGCCAATGTGTTTTAAAAGAACTCGCCAATACGGATTTGCAACAACAGACGATTCAGGTGTTTCTTGACCGAATCAAAGGAATTGACGAGCAACAAAAAAAACAATTCATTTCCCTGCTCGAATCAACACAAAATCGCATCTTGGTGGAAAGTGCGTTTGCCCTGAGTCAAGCAGACCGTAAAAAGATCACTTCATTCGTGCATGAATTTCTAAGCACCGATGTCGACATCGATTTTGAGGAAAAGCCCGAACTGATTTGTGGAATTGACTTTCATGTCGGAGGTTACAAAATTGCCTGGAATATCCAGGAACCGCTTGAGGAACTGGAAGAGGAGTTTGTTCAATCGCTGAATGAAGTGATTACGCTGGAATCAGGAATAGAAGTCCCCTCAACATCGTAA
- a CDS encoding F0F1 ATP synthase subunit epsilon — protein sequence MNLKILLPSEIKVDQPVTKIIAEAENGSFCLKPKHVDFLSALLPGILTFVDEQNCENYLGIGGGILTKTGSEVRVSTIYAVQGDDLGTLRQRVAEQFEEFHERERQVRSAIAKLEADILRHFVKQGANVDV from the coding sequence ATGAACCTGAAAATCTTATTACCCTCCGAAATCAAAGTCGACCAGCCGGTGACAAAGATCATCGCAGAAGCGGAAAATGGTTCCTTCTGTTTAAAGCCAAAACATGTCGACTTCTTATCGGCACTGCTGCCTGGAATTCTGACATTCGTTGATGAACAAAACTGCGAAAATTATCTGGGAATTGGCGGGGGCATTTTAACAAAAACCGGATCAGAGGTGCGTGTCTCAACAATTTATGCCGTTCAGGGAGACGATCTGGGCACACTCCGCCAGAGAGTTGCCGAGCAATTTGAAGAATTCCATGAGCGAGAGCGACAGGTCCGATCCGCGATTGCCAAACTCGAAGCAGATATTCTCAGACACTTTGTAAAACAGGGAGCGAACGTTGATGTCTGA
- a CDS encoding AtpZ/AtpI family protein, which yields MSESSPEQNGDSTKANFEPHQLHLHNQTEIEQRIAAQEMRKLKAKSEKHHTIWFGLGMFGLIGWSVTVPAVAGAIIGMWIDSRWPSRYSWSLMLLIGGICLGCFNAWKWLHKEGNIES from the coding sequence ATGTCTGAGTCCTCCCCGGAACAAAATGGTGATTCGACTAAAGCGAACTTTGAGCCGCACCAACTTCATCTGCATAATCAGACGGAAATTGAACAACGGATTGCCGCTCAGGAAATGCGAAAACTAAAAGCCAAAAGTGAGAAACATCATACGATCTGGTTTGGACTCGGAATGTTCGGCCTGATTGGCTGGTCGGTCACAGTACCAGCAGTTGCGGGAGCAATCATCGGGATGTGGATCGATTCACGCTGGCCTTCCCGCTACTCATGGAGTTTGATGCTGCTGATCGGTGGAATTTGCTTAGGCTGCTTTAATGCCTGGAAATGGCTGCACAAAGAAGGAAATATCGAATCATGA
- a CDS encoding zinc-dependent alcohol dehydrogenase family protein, with protein sequence MKAMVLNQRADISRSPLSLVDVPAPEPGPKEILIRVHCCAICRTDLHVIEGDLPETKSPIIPGHQVVGTIIKMGSACKRFQIGDRVGIAWLRSTCGICEFCQTGRENLCEQSHFTGYHADGGYAELAVVLEAYAYAIPDVFSDTEATPLLCAGIIGYRALNRSELKPGERLGIYGFGSSAHVVIQIALHRGCDVFVVTRGEKHRKLAREMGAVWAGERAEQIPVKVHSAIIFAPAGELVPAALKQLEKGGTLALAGIYMSDIPQLNYEETLFYERNLRSVTANTRIDGQELLLEAAEIPIRPHITTYSLQDANRALNDLKNDQINGTGVLIMES encoded by the coding sequence ATGAAAGCCATGGTACTGAATCAGCGTGCTGACATCAGTCGTTCTCCTTTATCGCTGGTCGATGTTCCTGCACCTGAGCCGGGACCAAAGGAAATTCTGATTCGCGTGCATTGTTGTGCAATTTGCCGAACTGATTTGCATGTGATTGAGGGAGATTTGCCAGAAACAAAGTCTCCCATTATCCCGGGGCATCAGGTGGTGGGGACAATCATTAAAATGGGGTCGGCTTGCAAGCGTTTTCAAATCGGTGATCGAGTTGGGATTGCCTGGTTGCGCAGTACCTGTGGTATTTGCGAGTTTTGCCAAACCGGGCGCGAGAATCTATGTGAGCAGTCCCATTTCACCGGTTATCATGCCGATGGAGGCTATGCCGAACTGGCCGTGGTACTCGAAGCTTATGCGTATGCAATTCCGGACGTCTTCAGTGATACCGAGGCAACGCCCTTACTCTGTGCGGGAATTATTGGTTATCGTGCCTTAAATCGAAGTGAATTAAAGCCGGGTGAGCGATTGGGGATTTATGGATTTGGTTCCAGCGCACATGTGGTGATTCAAATTGCCCTGCACCGAGGCTGTGATGTTTTTGTTGTCACACGTGGGGAAAAGCATCGTAAACTGGCACGTGAAATGGGAGCGGTCTGGGCGGGGGAACGAGCCGAACAGATACCCGTCAAAGTTCACTCGGCGATTATATTTGCACCTGCTGGTGAACTTGTCCCTGCTGCTTTAAAACAACTCGAAAAGGGGGGCACGCTGGCGCTGGCGGGAATTTATATGTCTGACATTCCTCAGTTGAATTATGAGGAAACGTTGTTTTATGAACGCAATTTGCGATCTGTCACAGCGAACACCAGAATCGATGGTCAAGAACTGTTGTTGGAAGCCGCTGAAATTCCAATCCGTCCTCACATCACAACTTATTCATTACAAGATGCGAACCGGGCCTTGAACGATTTGAAAAACGACCAAATCAATGGGACAGGCGTTTTAATAATGGAATCTTGA
- a CDS encoding hemerythrin domain-containing protein — protein sequence MMNKNMNSHEHLQYLLDEHEQILTHMKELNDWWTELDERGLPKFGEMGTRVERFRELLAKHFEDEEQEGYFKPVLDESPGFCIMVPDFKEKHSTILGRIDDFIARLKDPEPPFKNWNGAFQEFEKLLADLREHENREIQLVQEAFDKSSSH from the coding sequence ATGATGAACAAAAACATGAATTCCCACGAGCATTTGCAGTATCTGTTGGATGAGCATGAGCAAATCCTGACGCACATGAAAGAGTTAAATGACTGGTGGACCGAGCTCGATGAACGTGGATTGCCCAAATTCGGTGAGATGGGAACCCGAGTGGAGCGATTTCGTGAACTGCTGGCCAAGCACTTCGAAGACGAAGAGCAGGAAGGCTACTTTAAGCCGGTGTTAGATGAATCACCTGGTTTTTGCATCATGGTACCTGATTTCAAAGAGAAACATTCTACGATTTTAGGCCGGATTGATGATTTTATTGCACGTCTCAAAGATCCGGAACCACCTTTTAAAAACTGGAACGGTGCATTCCAGGAGTTTGAGAAATTGCTGGCCGATCTCCGGGAACATGAAAATCGGGAAATCCAACTGGTCCAGGAAGCATTCGACAAGTCATCTTCTCATTAA
- a CDS encoding sulfatase: MNPVSILHLRIVILAFVCLLHWLPGQAIAAQQKQRPNVLFIAIDDLRTELGCYGVPHVQSPSLDRLASQGVLFTNHFVQVPTCGASRYALLTGRSPRNSGVTRSNQAFYRGKSALSATQTVGAQTLPELFRRSGYHTTCIGKISHTADGRVFEYNGKGDGRDELPHAWDDLATPFGSWKRGWGIFFAYANGRSREDGSGIRDLMEFTVEQDEDLPDGLLAQQAIQKLGELKQQEQPFFMGLGFFKPHLPFVAPEQDWEAMSRVTIPPPPHPEKVNSPYWHKSGEFYSYNMEYEKTRPLDQAAQIKTRRAYLACVRYVDRQVEKVLTALDKLGLSENTIVVVWGDHGWFLGDSALWAKHAPFERALKSTLIIRAPGVSQAGLKSAALVETVDLYPTLVDLCQPEFQKTEYPLDGISLKPILDGSKTDVREAALSYWNKAISVRTKTHRLIATTGKKQPTKLELYDISETPDPVENLVDKQPEQVQELLKYLPSRK; the protein is encoded by the coding sequence GTGAATCCGGTTTCCATCTTGCATTTGAGAATAGTAATTCTTGCTTTTGTCTGTCTATTGCACTGGTTGCCCGGTCAAGCAATCGCGGCGCAGCAGAAACAGCGTCCCAATGTACTGTTTATTGCCATCGATGATTTAAGAACAGAACTGGGGTGTTATGGGGTCCCTCATGTGCAGAGCCCCTCTCTGGACCGACTTGCGTCACAGGGAGTTCTGTTTACAAATCACTTTGTCCAGGTTCCGACGTGCGGAGCATCCCGTTATGCTTTGTTGACCGGGCGCAGTCCCCGAAATTCAGGCGTCACTCGCAGTAATCAAGCCTTCTATCGCGGGAAATCAGCACTCTCTGCCACGCAAACGGTCGGAGCTCAGACACTGCCGGAACTGTTTCGCCGCAGTGGTTATCATACAACGTGTATTGGGAAAATCTCGCATACAGCCGATGGTCGTGTGTTTGAATATAACGGAAAGGGAGATGGCCGTGATGAATTGCCTCATGCCTGGGATGATCTGGCGACTCCCTTCGGATCCTGGAAACGGGGTTGGGGCATCTTTTTTGCCTATGCGAACGGGCGCAGTCGCGAAGATGGCTCTGGTATTCGTGATCTAATGGAATTCACTGTCGAGCAGGATGAAGATCTGCCCGATGGATTGCTGGCCCAACAGGCGATTCAGAAGCTCGGTGAGTTGAAACAGCAGGAACAGCCATTCTTCATGGGACTTGGTTTTTTCAAACCGCACCTGCCTTTCGTAGCTCCTGAGCAAGATTGGGAAGCCATGTCACGTGTGACGATTCCCCCACCGCCTCATCCTGAGAAAGTCAATTCTCCCTACTGGCATAAAAGTGGTGAGTTTTACAGTTACAACATGGAATATGAAAAAACGCGTCCCTTAGATCAAGCCGCCCAAATCAAGACACGGCGGGCGTATCTGGCATGCGTACGTTATGTCGATCGGCAGGTTGAAAAAGTACTTACTGCGCTGGATAAACTGGGATTAAGTGAGAATACAATTGTTGTCGTCTGGGGAGATCACGGCTGGTTTCTGGGGGACTCTGCACTCTGGGCCAAGCATGCACCATTTGAACGTGCTTTAAAGAGTACGCTGATTATCCGTGCGCCGGGAGTTTCGCAGGCAGGTTTGAAATCTGCTGCTCTGGTTGAGACGGTTGATCTTTATCCCACCCTCGTCGATCTTTGTCAGCCTGAATTTCAAAAGACGGAGTATCCATTGGACGGTATCAGTCTGAAACCTATCTTGGATGGGAGTAAGACTGATGTGCGCGAAGCAGCGTTGAGTTATTGGAACAAGGCGATCAGTGTGCGGACGAAAACACATCGTCTGATTGCCACTACCGGCAAAAAGCAGCCGACGAAACTGGAACTTTATGATATTTCAGAGACGCCTGATCCGGTGGAGAATCTCGTAGACAAACAGCCGGAACAGGTGCAGGAGCTATTAAAGTATCTCCCGTCACGGAAGTAA